In Halostagnicola kamekurae, the following are encoded in one genomic region:
- a CDS encoding fumarylacetoacetate hydrolase family protein produces MRYHRLPDGDGYRLIADDGNASYDLTAVKPRLDEFTKLAAAADVADTAVDELAKPLVETAPTVDRDALDDSALPIVPDEVWAAGVTYEISEEAREAESEMAEMYMQVYEAERPEIFFKATPSRTVGPDEAVGIRGDSKWDVPEPELGIVLYDGDIVGYTVGNDMSSRSIEGENPLYLPQAKVYDRCCAIGPCIASAESVGDPHDLTMTMEISRDGETLYEGETSTSEMDRSCEELVEYWCDHNSVPQSGVLLTGTSLVPDEGFTLQPDNEVRIEIDGIGELVNTVVEV; encoded by the coding sequence ATGCGATATCATCGTCTTCCTGATGGAGACGGGTATAGACTGATTGCCGACGATGGGAATGCTTCCTACGATCTGACGGCGGTGAAGCCTCGTCTCGACGAATTTACCAAACTCGCCGCCGCGGCGGACGTCGCCGACACGGCCGTCGACGAACTCGCGAAACCGCTCGTAGAGACCGCGCCGACGGTCGACCGCGACGCCTTAGATGACAGCGCGCTTCCGATCGTCCCTGACGAAGTCTGGGCGGCCGGTGTCACCTACGAGATCAGCGAGGAAGCTCGCGAGGCCGAAAGCGAGATGGCGGAGATGTACATGCAGGTCTACGAAGCCGAGCGGCCGGAGATCTTCTTCAAGGCGACGCCGAGTCGAACCGTCGGCCCCGACGAAGCGGTCGGTATCCGCGGCGACTCCAAGTGGGACGTCCCGGAGCCGGAGCTGGGGATCGTCCTCTACGACGGTGATATCGTCGGCTACACGGTCGGCAACGACATGAGCAGCCGCTCGATCGAGGGCGAGAACCCGCTCTACCTCCCGCAGGCGAAGGTGTACGATAGGTGCTGTGCGATCGGTCCCTGCATCGCGTCGGCCGAAAGCGTCGGCGACCCCCACGACCTGACGATGACGATGGAGATCAGCCGCGACGGGGAGACGCTCTACGAAGGCGAGACCTCAACCAGCGAGATGGACCGCTCGTGCGAGGAACTGGTCGAGTACTGGTGCGATCACAATTCCGTTCCGCAGAGTGGCGTTCTGCTCACGGGAACGTCGCTCGTTCCGGACGAAGGGTTCACGCTCCAACCGGACAACGAGGTGCGTATCGAAATCGACGGGATCGGCGAACTCGTGAACACGGTCGTCGAAGTATGA